The following DNA comes from candidate division KSB1 bacterium.
GTTCCACAGCACGGCTGCGATCTTCGTCGGTGGAGTGATCCGCTGGATCCTCGACGTCTCCGCTAATCGAAAGAAGGCGACTCAGGCCGGGAAGGATCTGGTAGAACGGATCGGCCTCCTTCTGGCTTCGGGCCTGATTGCAGGCGAGGCCCTTACCGGTGTGGCCACAGCCGCCCTCAGGGCAGCCAACGTGGAGCTCCCCACCGTCCTGTACACGCCCTGGCTCGGAATCGTGGTATTCGCGATCTTGGCCTTCGTGCTGATCTATTACCCGATGAGGCAACTCGTCCTCAGCGGCGAGGTGGAAAAGTCGTGAGCGAGAAATGGCTGGCAGCTCCTGCCAGCCATTTCCACATCCGCCGAGCCTGCTCCGCAGGACCGTGCGCGCGAGAGGTCCAGGCGCTGCCGACCTTCAGGACGAAAGGGATGAAGCGAGGAAAGACACAGGACCTCGAACGAGAACGAGCCAGAGTGGCCCAGTTGCGACCGCTCCGCCTGTACCCGTGGCAGGAAGCGGAAGACGGCAAGGTGGTGGTGCTGAAACCCAAGTTCGAACATCCTTTGCTGCGCCGATACCTCCTTCCAAGATTGCGGAACCCCAATTACCGGATTCATCTCGACGACATCGGCTCTTTCGTCTGGAGACTCTGCGACGGGACACACACGATAGGGGAGATAGAGCAAGAGCTCAGAGAGCACTTCGGGCAGCGGGTAGAGCCGGCCTTCGAGCGCCTGAGCCTGTTCCTCGCACAGCTGTTCCGGGGATCGTTCATTCGCTACCTCTGAGAGCAGAAGCCTGCCGAAAGCCTCCGGCCCCCGGAGGCCCGGGGTCGTCATTCGGGACATGTGAGAGAGCAGGTGGAGAAGGGAATGGCTGAATACGATCTGAAGGCCTTCGCCTTTCGGCAAGGGGGAAGGGAACGAGCTGGACTGGCGGTGGGGGAAGATCTCTACGACCTCAGCTGGTTTCTGAGCGAGTGGCCCGGCGCGGAGGATTTCGAGCTTCCCGATCGACCAACCCTTCTCGACCTTCTGGAGAGCGGTTGCTTCAGCCTCGAGCTCCTCAGGGAGGTGTGGCGCTTCGCCAGAGACAGCCGTCTGGACGAAGTGGCCCGACTTGCGGGTGAGCCGGACTTCCTGCCCCCGATCACGCGACCCCAGAAGATCCTCTGTCTCGGACGTAACTACGCAGCCCACGCTCGTGAGGTGGGCCACGACGTGCCAGAGGAACCGATCTTCTTTGCCAAATCCCCCTCCGCGCTGATCGGCCACGGCAAGGCGATTCAACTGCCCTCGGCCTCACAGCGTGTCGACCATGAAGGGGAACTGGCGGTCGTTGTGGGCCGCCGAGCCAAAGGGGTACGGCCGGAGGAAGCCTGGGGGTACGTTTCCGGCTACACGATTGTGAACGACGTCACCGCGCGCGACGTGCAAAAGCTCGACCTTGAGCAGCAGAAGCCGTGGTTCCGCTCGAAGAGCTTCGATACGTTCTGTCCCTGCGGTCCGTGGCTGGTTCCGCGGGAGAGTGTGCCGGATCCCCACAGCCTCACCCTCGAGGTGCGGGTCAACGGCGAGGTCCGGCAGAAGGCGAGCACCTCGGAGATGATCTTCCGGATCCCGGAGATCCTTGCGTACCTCAGCGCCCACCTCACCCTCGAGCCAGGCGACATCATTGCCACGGGAACACCTGAAGGGATTCGTCCCCTCCACCCCGGCGATGTGGTAGAAGTCACCATTACGGGGATCGGGACGCTGCGCAATCCCGTGGAACGGGGGTAGTTCCTGGGGAGCAAGGGATAGCTACAGCCAGACGGCGACGAGGTCACCATGGGAACACAGCTGGAGCGAGCCATCCGAATTGCCGTGCACACCTGCCTTGGGGTCCAGAGCGGAGAAGAAGTGGTCGTGGTAGCGGACGAGCCGATGTTGGAGCTCGGGCGTCTTTTCTTCGCGGCCTGCGTGCGGGCCCGAGCGGCTGTGGCCCTTGCTACCCTCCCCCCCTTGCACAGCCTCCGCCCCTTCGTACCGGCCAGCGTGGCCCACATGATGCAGGCCGCCAACGCCCTGGTGCTGGTCACCAGCGTCTCCCTTTCCCACACAGAGGCCCGTAGGGCTGCCTGTCGAGGCGGAGCCCGAGCCATCAGTCTCCCCGGCGTTACCGAAAACACCCTGCGACGCGCGGTGGACGTGGACTACAAGTTCATCTCGGATCGGAGCCGCAAGCTGGCGGACATTTTCACCATCGGATCCCGCGTGCACCTGACCACCCCAGCGGGCACCGACCTGCACCTCTCGATCCGGGGGATGAAAGGCTATGCCGACACCGGCCTGGTGCACGAGCCAGGGGCTTTCTCCAACCTGCCGGCGGGAGAGGCAGCGGTGTGTCCGGCAGCGGCCGGAACCCACGGACGCGCCGTGATCGAGACCGGCATGGGGATCGTCCCTCGCTCGGGGGAACGCATCATTCTGGAGATTGAGGAAGGACGCGTCGTCAGGGTGCGGGGCGAGGCGGCAGCCAAACGCCTCCGTCAGCTCCTAAGCCGCTCGGGGCCAAGCGCGCGCATTGTGGCCGAGCTCGGGGTGGGCACGAATCCGAAGGCCCGGGTCGTCGGTCTCACCCTCGAAGATGAGAAGGCAATGGGCACCGCGCACATCGCCCTCGGCAACAACCTCTCCTTCGGCGGCACGAACGAAGCCCCCGTACACATTGACGGGATCATGCTCAAACCCACCCTCGTCATCGACGGCAAGACGATCCTCGAACAAGGCGAGATAGTGGTGTAGCCTGAACGGGTCCGCGCCAGAATCCGGAGGCACCATGCGGGTCTTCATCTCCGCAGACCTTGAAGGGGTCAACGGCGTGGTCAGCTACGACCACGTGGAGCCGGACAAGCCCCTCTATCGGCAGGCGCAGGAATGGATGATCACCGAGGTGGCGGCCGCAATACGGGGTTGCCTTGCGGCAGGCGCCAGCGAAGTGGTGGTGAACGACGCCCACCACCGAGGAATCAACTTGCCCCTCGATCGCCTGCCTGCGCCGGCGCGCCTGGTCACGGGTCACGACCGGCCCTTTTCGATGATGGAGGGCATTGACGCAAGCTACGAGGCAGCTCTGTTCATCGGTTACCACGCGCGGGCCGGGACGCCGCAGGCCGTTCACGACCACACCTTTTCGGCCTCCACCTTCCACGATGTGCGGATCAACGGGATGTCGGTCGGAGAGTTCGGCCTGAATGCGGCTCTTGCCGGATGGTTCGGGGTGCCCGCGGTTCTCGTCACGGGGGACCAGGCCTGCTGCCAGGAGGCCAAAGCCCTTCTCCCAGCGGTCGAGTGCGTAGCGGTCAAAATGGCATTCTCCCGCTATTCCGCCCTTTGTCTACCCTTCGAGACCTCCCTCCGGGAAATCGAGCAGGCAGCGGCAAGAGCTGTAGCCCGGAGAAAGGAGATCCCCCCGCTGCGCTTCTCGCCGCCCTTCACCCTCGAGTGCACGTTTCAAAGAGCCGAACAAGCCGAACGCGCCTGTCGCGTTGGACGGGGTCGTAGGATCGGCCCGTTCTCCATCGCCTACGAAAGCGACGACTACGCGGACCTGTACAAGGCATTCCTCGCCATCTACCGGGGCTCGATGTAGAGCGGGCCGACCAGAGTACGGTTCGGCCAAGGCGATGGGGAGGTCAAAGGAGGCCGGCGGAGCCTTCCAAGGAGTGGCTGTGACGCGTTCGGCACATCCGAGGCTCAGAATCCGCTTGCCTGTGTCGGAGAACTTTGCTATCAGATAGGCCGTTTGGGAGCCGGCGCCAACCTTCCTGCTCCTGCCGGTCAAATAGGGAAACCGGCGATGGGCCACCGCACGAAGGGGCCAGGCCGAATTCGTACCGAGCAGAGGTTGCGTAGAAAGCAGGAGGCCCGATTGCGGCGCGCAATTCCCGTTCGTCCCTCCTGGCTCGGGCGGAGAGACGTTTCCGAATACACGGTTTTGATCCTCATCTCCCTCCTTGTCGGGCTGGCGGTGGGAGCGACGGTGACGCTTTTTCGTTCGGCCATCGGCGCCGCCACCCGGGCTTTTTTCGTCGGCCTGCGTTCTCCCCTTTCGTTTCTCGGGGACTCTTACGTGGTCTTGCCTCCGGTCCTTGGGGCGGGGATGGCGTTTCTTCTCTGGGTGAGTTTCCCTCGCCTGGCCGTGGAAGGTGGCATCGCTGAGGTAATCCGCTCGATCGTGCGGCGAGGCGGCAGAATCAGTGGGCGGTCCACCCTCTTCCATTTCCTGGCCCCCGTTGTGAGCCTCGGATCCGGGGCCCCGCTCGGTTTTGAGGATCCGGCAGCCCGGCTGGGTGCGGGGGTCGCTTCTTTCTTAACGCAGCTCTTCCGCTTCTCCGAACGAAAGGTCAGGATCTTCGCGGCGGCGGGCGCAGCGGCAGCGATTGCCGCCGTCTTTCACGCTCCGATCGGAGGCGTGTTCTTCGCGGCTGAGATCGTATTCGTGAACGAGCTGCAGTCGGCGCCCTTAAGCGCGGTCATCCTGGCCTCGGTGGCCTCTTGCGCCGCCGCCCAGGCCATCCCAGGGCAGTCTCGCCCTTTTGAGATTCCGCCCTTCTCGATCGGCCCTGCCTCCGCGTATCTGGCCTATTTGGTTTTCGGGCTTTTGTCTGGCCTCTGGTCAGCTGCCTTCGTGCGGTTCTACGATAAGGCAGGGCGATGGATACCTGGGGGAAAATCGCGGCTGCCTGCGTTAGGCCTGCTGGTCGGCCTTTCGCTGCTCCTGGGCCTGGCGGGACGCTTCTTCCCCGGTCTCTTCGGGGTTGGCTACGAGGCCATCAACCTCACTCTCACCGCCCAGATCGCCACCGGCACTGCGCTTGTGCTTCTCCTGGGGAAGTTCTTGTTCGCCCCCGCTTTCCTCCACGCGGGGGCCTTCGGTGGAGTGTTCGCTCCTTCGCTTTTTCAGGGCGCCCTCCTTGGCTACCTGTTCGCCACTACCGCCAACCGCCTTCTTCCCCTGCGACTCGATCCCGTAGCGTACTCCCTTGTGGGTATGGGATCCGTGCTCGGTGGAGTGAACTCCATCCCGCTGGCCTCGGCCCTGATCATATTGGAGATGACCGGAAAATTCGACTTCATTCTGCCCCTGCTGGCGGGCATTGGCGTCAGCCATCTGGTGGCGCGAGGGCTGGGTGGGACTGCACCCCATCTCCTTCAGCTTCGTAAGCGCGGCCTGGACGTGCAACTCGGCCACGAAGCGACGCTACTCCACTCCCTTCACGTCCACGATATCTTTCGCCCGGAGACCAACACGGTGCCGGCGCGGGCCAAGCTTTCGGAGATCCTGGAGCACGTCCTGGACAGTCCTTACTCGTCGGTCTTCGTCGTCGACGATTCACACCACATCGTGGGCAGGATCCGGGAGAGAGACCTGCGCCAGGCTCTGGTTCACTACGAGGCCCTGCAGTCTGTGGTGACAGCGGCAGACCTGGCCACAAGGGTGGGCCCCGTCGTCCGCATGGACGACGATCTGCACTTCGTCCTTCAGCAGTTCACCCACGCGGATCAGGACGAGCTTCCCGTCGTCTCGGACATTGATCCCCGCCGGGTGATTGGGCTGGTCACTCGGCGCGACATTTTGGAAGCGTACAACCGCGCCCTGGCACGGCACGAGATGGCGGAGGATCTGCTCGACCATCTGCGGCTTGCCGAAAGGCAGGAGCATTCAGATGTGACGCCCGGATATGTCCTCCAGGAGATCAGCGCACCCCCGAGCCTATGGGGCAAGAGCCTCCGAGAGGCGAATTTGCGGGCGCGGATCGGGATTGAGGTGATCCTCATTCGCAGAGGGAACAGCCAAGGAGAGGTGGACCGAGCAGTCCCAGCTGCGGACACGGTGATTCAAGAAGGTGACCGCCTTGTGGTGCTGGGTCGTCGGCAGGACATCGAGCGGCTGTGCGATCAGGATCTCCCATAATGGGGGACGAGTTCAGGCATTCGAGCCTGAGGACGATCTACGAGACGGAGGGTCGGCCCTTCTGGAAGCCGGGAGAATCAGCGAAGGGGCCGGGGAGGCGGAGGGGGAAAGTTCGGGCCGCCAGATCGGGCTGTCCCAAGGGACCCCAGCGCAGAGGAGGACCTCATTCTTACGTCAGCGGTTGGAGCCTCCGAGTTCCCCAGGACTCTAAACAGGGAGAAGCCGGCAATGAGCAGACGTTTCCTCCGCGTGGCGACGGGCGTTGGCGTCTTCCTCGCTCTGAACCGGGCCTATGGCCAAATCCCCGCATTTCCGGGGGCCGAAGGCTACGGACGCTTTGCCACCGGCGGTCGGGGAGGCGCGGTGTACGAGGTCACGAACCTAAACGACTCCGGCCCCGGAAGTCTTCGCTACGCTGTAGATGCCGTTGGACCGCGAACCGTCGTGTTCCGGGTATCGGGTAACATCAAGCTGCTCAGCCCTCTGCGGATCAAGAATGGCAATCTAACTATTGCCGGCCAGACGGCCCCCGGCGACGGCATCTGCCTCTACAACTACGGCATGATCGTGGACGCCGACAACGTGATTATCCGCTACCTGCGCGCACGTCCAGGAGACAGCACGGGGGCGGAGCAGGACGCCTGTTGGGTCAAGGGCGGCCACCGCAACATCATCCTGGACCACTGCAGCTTCAGCTGGGGCATCGACGAGACCTTGTCGGCCTACGACTGCTGGAATCTCACCGTACAATGGTGCTTCATCACCGAGAGCCTCTACTACTCGTACCACCTGAAAGGCGCTCACGGTTACGGCGGGATCTGGGGGGGAATGGGAGCCAGCTTCCACCACAATCTTCTCGCCCACCACTCGAGCCGAACCCCTCGCTTCAACGGAAGCCGCTACCATGGACATCCCGAGTGGGAGATTGTGGACTTTCGGAATAACGTGGTCTACAACTGGGGCTTCAACAGCGCGTACGGTGGGGAAGCGGGCAATCAGAACCTGGTGAACAACTACTACAAGTACGGGCCCGCGACCCAGGGGGGTGACAAGCGGTACCGGATCGTCAATCCCTACGACGACATTGGACGCTGGTTCGTGGAGGGGAATTTCGTGTACGGGTTCCCCTCCGTTACGGCGGACAATTGGGCCGGCGGCGTCCAACCCGCTAACCCTGCCTGGGTCTCCACGATCCGTGTGTTCGAACCGTTCCCCTCGGCTGGGGTGGTGACGCATGAGCCCGAGGTGGCGTTCGAGCTCGTCCTGGCCGACGGGGGCGCGTCCCTGCCCCGACGGGACCCCATCGACGAGAGGATTGTGGGAGAAGTGAGGACTGGATCCGCCACCTACGGGGGCATTTGGGGAGCGGGAAAAGGGATCATCGACTCGCAGGACCAGGTGGGAGGCTGGCCAGCCCTGTTCACCTACGACGTCCCGGAAGACCAAGATCATGATGGCATGGCCGACGCCTGGGAAAGGCTCTACGGGCTGGATCCGTCCAACCCGGCCGACCGCAACGGCGATCTGGACGGCGACGGCTACACGAATCTTGAGGAATACCTCAACGAGCTCTGCCGGCGCACGGATTACTTGCCGGCACCGGCCGAGCTGCGCGTGACGCCGGTTGCGGTCGACGAGGTGCTTCTGCAATGGCGCGAAGCCATCCCGTGCGAAGAGGGCTTCGTCATCGAGAGGAGCTTCCCGGACACTTCATCCTGGACGGTAATCGGCACCGTCGGCCAGGGGGATACCCTGTTTGTAGACCGTGGACTTCTTCCGGACACCACCTATTACTACCGGGTTCGCGCCTATGCCGGCCAGGTGCAGTCGATTCCGACGAACGTTGCAGCAGGCCGAGCTGTAGCAAGCCCCGTCGGCTCTGAGGCTCCCATCCCGAGCGCGTTCCGGTTGTTCCCTCCACAACCGAACCCCGCGACCGTGCAGACTGTGATTGGGTACGAGCTCCCAAGAGAGACGGAATTGACCGTAACAGTTTTCGATGCACGAGGGAAAATGGTCGAACGCCTTCTCGACCGGCAGTCGCAGACGCCTGGACGGAGGTCCTTGATTTGGGACACAAGCCGTCTTCCGGCCGGCGTCTACCTGCTTAGCTTCCAGGCGCCTGGCCTGCGTAAAGTGGTGCGTGTTGTTGTCCTAAAGTAAGCTGATCCTGCACGCGCAGACAGGGGACGAGGGGCCAGGCTTGTCGGTAAGATAGGGGATGGGCCGGTCGCACGAGTCACTGGATGTGTGACGAGCTACGCACGCCCGGAGGCGCCCGGCGCAACAAGTCTTGTCACCGGTGCCCGGGGGAAGACGCTCGCACCGGGAGACAACAATGCACCGGGCGCTCCCCCCGACCCCGGTCCCTCAAGCCCGGCGAAGACAGACGAAGGACAAGGGCCTAATCCTTACCCACCCGCACCCAATCCACATCCGCAAAGCCCTTCTCGAAGAACGAGTGGCTGCAGAGGGCAAGAAGCCCAAATTTCGCCCCGATCCACACCCCGCGCTGAGCAACAAACCGCGCCCCCACGGGCACAAAAGCCAGACCATCGGAACTGTACTCGAACTGACACTCCGCCCCTTCCCCTACCCGCAAGCGAAGATAGCCGGAAAAGCCAGGGGCGGGTATTCGCGCTACCTCGCGCTCTGGGGCTCCGGATTCGGCATCCTCACATAGGAACTGAGCAACAGAAGCCTCCCCACCCTCACGAACCAGCGCCACGTACGAGTAGCTTCTCCCCATGACCACAAGCCCGAACCGGTCCCCTTCATTGAGCGGACGGAAATCGACCTTAACCGTGACGAGAAAAGCCGGTGCGGGAAACTTCTGGAGAAGCAGGTTAGGGACATCCCAGAGATTCTTGGCCTCCTCGGGATAAGCCTCGCAGTACAGGCGCAGAACGCCGCGCGCGGGAAAACACATAGCCCACGCCGAGGAAGGATTGGCATGCCACTGCCACTGTAGCCCAATATTCGGGCCATCGAACTCGTCGGATTCGGGGGGCGTGGCAGGACCGCTTAGCCGTCTGACCCGCGGCTTCCGATAGCGCTTCACAGGCTGCCCGACCCCGTCGCCGTCCGCGTCCTCGCCGATCACGGGCCACCCGTCGATCCAGCAAACCGGCTGAAGATGGACCACGCGGCCGTACGGCCCCTTGTCCTGAAAGTGAAGGAACCAGTGCTCCCCGGTTGGAGTGTCGACCCAGGCTCCCTGGTGGGGGCCATTGACGTCCGTGGCTCCCTGAGCCAGGACCACGCGGGCCTCGTAGGGCCCGAACACATGTCTGGATCGGAGCACCAGCTGCCATCCTGTGGGCACCCCGCCCGCCGGTGCAAAGATATAGTAGTAGCCGCCGCGCTTGTAGAACTTGGGTCCCTCGACCGTAGGATGCTCGTCGTGGCCGTCAAAGACGATGACCGGATCTCCAAGGAGCCTGGTCCCATCCCAGCTCATCGGGCTCACCGCAAGGATACTCTTGATCCCGGAGACGCTACGCGCGAAGGCGTGCACCAGGTAGGCCCGCCCGTCCTCATCCCAAAGGGGGCAGGGATCGATCCAGCCCGGCGCATCCTTCACCAGGATTGGCTCGGACCACGGTCCCTCCGGCCGCTTCGCCCTGATCATGTAGATGCCGAAATCGGGATCGGCGTAGTAGATGTAGAAATAGCCGTCGTGGAAGCGGATCGACGGAGCCCAGACTCCGCGCCCGTGCCGCGGCCGCCCGTAAACCCCCTCGGGGCTAAGCCTCGGAAGCGCATAGCCCACAAGGCTCCAGTTTACCAGATCCCAGGATCGGAGGATAGGGAGGCCGGGTACACAGTTGAAACTCGACGCCACTAGATAGAACGTATCCCCCACCCGAATCGCGTCGGGATCGGAGTAGTCGGCGTGCAAAACAGGGTTGGTGTAGCTTCCGTCCCCGTTATCCGCCACCCAGACCCGCGAGACGTACCGTTCCTGTCCAGACGCAGCCGACCGTGGCACGAACATGCCTCCCACGAAAACGAGCGCGACGACCATCCCGGCCGGTGCACCTGTTCTCCACATCAGGGTACACCTCCTCGCTCCACAATTTCCCGTGCTGACTCGGCTAAGGGCAGGGCTCCTCCCCGCAAAGGGATGCCCCCCGGACTACCGGAGCGGGAATGCTGACCCTCCTCCATCGAAATGCCGCAACGGCTGCCAGGGAACAGACCGGATGGCCCGATCCCCCACCCCGCCCCTACCGGATCACAACCAGGCGCTGCAGCTTGCGTGAACCAGGGGCTTCCAGGGATACCAGGTAGACGCCGCTCGGGACCTCCGCGGCCTCCCAGATAGCCGAGCGCAGGCCCTGGCTCACCCGACCATCCACGAGGCGCTGCACTTCCCGGCCCAGAACGTCGTGCACCGCCACGGTAACCTGGGATTCCCGCGGTACCCAGAAGGAAACCACCGTGCGCCTGGAGAGGGGATTGGGCATCGGGGGGTAGAGCCGGAAGTCGGATGGGTAGCTGCCCGCCAGCCAGTCCACGCCGCTCTTCCACGCGAACTCCAGCCAGTTCAGGCGAAATCCGCCCATAAAGGCGAAGACTTTAAGCCTGACTTGCCCCTGGTTCAGGAGGACGGAGGCTGTGACCGTGGTCCAATTCTCCCAGCCGCCAGTGACAGGTATGTCCAGCACGGCCAGAACCTGGCCACCCACGACCAGCCCCACACGGCCCTGCTGGCTTGCCGCCGACACGCGCAAAGTCACCTCGTACATGCCGGTGGAAGGCACAACGAGGTCGTACTCGGCCCACTCGGTCCGATCGAACGCCAGCGCGCTTCCACCCCCGACGTCCGTTGTCCGAACCAGGCTCACGCCCTGGAAGGCGGTGTAATTCTCAGCCTCCACCCGTCCGGGGATCTCTTGGGGGCCTGAACCCTCATTGCGGAGGTTGTACAGTTCCACCGGGCCAAAGGCTTCGAGCGCGGACCCGTCGACTGCGCGGACCTGGCCCGGAGAGTAGGCTACAGAGAGGCTGTCGCCGGCATTGGCGGCAGCGGCCAGAGTCAGCTCCAGCACGAACGGGTCCCCCTCTTTCCGGCGCGCGGAGACAACTTCCACTGCCGAGCCGTTGACCCTCACCTGCCAGCCTTGAGGGCTGGTCGGGGTCGCCATAGGCTTGCTGAAGGCCAGCTCAACCGTCCTTCCGTCCTTGCGCAGAAGGCCCGAGTGGAAGATGGGGGGATCGTTCACCCCGTAGTCCTCCAGGGTGGTGATCCCGTGGCGGTACGGGAAAAGAGGATCGTAGGAGGCATCGCCCCAGTTGATTGGGATCTGTCGCATGGAGCGCGGCCAGGAATGGGTCAGCCTCCCTGTGGGGGGAAAATCGCCGTAGAGCACGTCGGCAATCCCGGCTCCTT
Coding sequences within:
- a CDS encoding OPT/YSL family transporter, which translates into the protein PQAGLMAMMSQGIVGGEMAWTLVLAGMLFSVALILLGSPSPMLIAVGMYLPFHSTAAIFVGGVIRWILDVSANRKKATQAGKDLVERIGLLLASGLIAGEALTGVATAALRAANVELPTVLYTPWLGIVVFAILAFVLIYYPMRQLVLSGEVEKS
- a CDS encoding PqqD family protein translates to MKRGKTQDLERERARVAQLRPLRLYPWQEAEDGKVVVLKPKFEHPLLRRYLLPRLRNPNYRIHLDDIGSFVWRLCDGTHTIGEIEQELREHFGQRVEPAFERLSLFLAQLFRGSFIRYL
- a CDS encoding fumarylacetoacetate hydrolase family protein, with the translated sequence MAEYDLKAFAFRQGGRERAGLAVGEDLYDLSWFLSEWPGAEDFELPDRPTLLDLLESGCFSLELLREVWRFARDSRLDEVARLAGEPDFLPPITRPQKILCLGRNYAAHAREVGHDVPEEPIFFAKSPSALIGHGKAIQLPSASQRVDHEGELAVVVGRRAKGVRPEEAWGYVSGYTIVNDVTARDVQKLDLEQQKPWFRSKSFDTFCPCGPWLVPRESVPDPHSLTLEVRVNGEVRQKASTSEMIFRIPEILAYLSAHLTLEPGDIIATGTPEGIRPLHPGDVVEVTITGIGTLRNPVERG
- a CDS encoding aminopeptidase, producing MGTQLERAIRIAVHTCLGVQSGEEVVVVADEPMLELGRLFFAACVRARAAVALATLPPLHSLRPFVPASVAHMMQAANALVLVTSVSLSHTEARRAACRGGARAISLPGVTENTLRRAVDVDYKFISDRSRKLADIFTIGSRVHLTTPAGTDLHLSIRGMKGYADTGLVHEPGAFSNLPAGEAAVCPAAAGTHGRAVIETGMGIVPRSGERIILEIEEGRVVRVRGEAAAKRLRQLLSRSGPSARIVAELGVGTNPKARVVGLTLEDEKAMGTAHIALGNNLSFGGTNEAPVHIDGIMLKPTLVIDGKTILEQGEIVV
- a CDS encoding M55 family metallopeptidase — translated: MRVFISADLEGVNGVVSYDHVEPDKPLYRQAQEWMITEVAAAIRGCLAAGASEVVVNDAHHRGINLPLDRLPAPARLVTGHDRPFSMMEGIDASYEAALFIGYHARAGTPQAVHDHTFSASTFHDVRINGMSVGEFGLNAALAGWFGVPAVLVTGDQACCQEAKALLPAVECVAVKMAFSRYSALCLPFETSLREIEQAAARAVARRKEIPPLRFSPPFTLECTFQRAEQAERACRVGRGRRIGPFSIAYESDDYADLYKAFLAIYRGSM
- a CDS encoding chloride channel protein, whose product is MRRAIPVRPSWLGRRDVSEYTVLILISLLVGLAVGATVTLFRSAIGAATRAFFVGLRSPLSFLGDSYVVLPPVLGAGMAFLLWVSFPRLAVEGGIAEVIRSIVRRGGRISGRSTLFHFLAPVVSLGSGAPLGFEDPAARLGAGVASFLTQLFRFSERKVRIFAAAGAAAAIAAVFHAPIGGVFFAAEIVFVNELQSAPLSAVILASVASCAAAQAIPGQSRPFEIPPFSIGPASAYLAYLVFGLLSGLWSAAFVRFYDKAGRWIPGGKSRLPALGLLVGLSLLLGLAGRFFPGLFGVGYEAINLTLTAQIATGTALVLLLGKFLFAPAFLHAGAFGGVFAPSLFQGALLGYLFATTANRLLPLRLDPVAYSLVGMGSVLGGVNSIPLASALIILEMTGKFDFILPLLAGIGVSHLVARGLGGTAPHLLQLRKRGLDVQLGHEATLLHSLHVHDIFRPETNTVPARAKLSEILEHVLDSPYSSVFVVDDSHHIVGRIRERDLRQALVHYEALQSVVTAADLATRVGPVVRMDDDLHFVLQQFTHADQDELPVVSDIDPRRVIGLVTRRDILEAYNRALARHEMAEDLLDHLRLAERQEHSDVTPGYVLQEISAPPSLWGKSLREANLRARIGIEVILIRRGNSQGEVDRAVPAADTVIQEGDRLVVLGRRQDIERLCDQDLP
- a CDS encoding T9SS type A sorting domain-containing protein → MSRRFLRVATGVGVFLALNRAYGQIPAFPGAEGYGRFATGGRGGAVYEVTNLNDSGPGSLRYAVDAVGPRTVVFRVSGNIKLLSPLRIKNGNLTIAGQTAPGDGICLYNYGMIVDADNVIIRYLRARPGDSTGAEQDACWVKGGHRNIILDHCSFSWGIDETLSAYDCWNLTVQWCFITESLYYSYHLKGAHGYGGIWGGMGASFHHNLLAHHSSRTPRFNGSRYHGHPEWEIVDFRNNVVYNWGFNSAYGGEAGNQNLVNNYYKYGPATQGGDKRYRIVNPYDDIGRWFVEGNFVYGFPSVTADNWAGGVQPANPAWVSTIRVFEPFPSAGVVTHEPEVAFELVLADGGASLPRRDPIDERIVGEVRTGSATYGGIWGAGKGIIDSQDQVGGWPALFTYDVPEDQDHDGMADAWERLYGLDPSNPADRNGDLDGDGYTNLEEYLNELCRRTDYLPAPAELRVTPVAVDEVLLQWREAIPCEEGFVIERSFPDTSSWTVIGTVGQGDTLFVDRGLLPDTTYYYRVRAYAGQVQSIPTNVAAGRAVASPVGSEAPIPSAFRLFPPQPNPATVQTVIGYELPRETELTVTVFDARGKMVERLLDRQSQTPGRRSLIWDTSRLPAGVYLLSFQAPGLRKVVRVVVLK
- a CDS encoding glycoside hydrolase 43 family protein is translated as MWRTGAPAGMVVALVFVGGMFVPRSAASGQERYVSRVWVADNGDGSYTNPVLHADYSDPDAIRVGDTFYLVASSFNCVPGLPILRSWDLVNWSLVGYALPRLSPEGVYGRPRHGRGVWAPSIRFHDGYFYIYYADPDFGIYMIRAKRPEGPWSEPILVKDAPGWIDPCPLWDEDGRAYLVHAFARSVSGIKSILAVSPMSWDGTRLLGDPVIVFDGHDEHPTVEGPKFYKRGGYYYIFAPAGGVPTGWQLVLRSRHVFGPYEARVVLAQGATDVNGPHQGAWVDTPTGEHWFLHFQDKGPYGRVVHLQPVCWIDGWPVIGEDADGDGVGQPVKRYRKPRVRRLSGPATPPESDEFDGPNIGLQWQWHANPSSAWAMCFPARGVLRLYCEAYPEEAKNLWDVPNLLLQKFPAPAFLVTVKVDFRPLNEGDRFGLVVMGRSYSYVALVREGGEASVAQFLCEDAESGAPEREVARIPAPGFSGYLRLRVGEGAECQFEYSSDGLAFVPVGARFVAQRGVWIGAKFGLLALCSHSFFEKGFADVDWVRVGKD